One genomic segment of Gemmatimonadota bacterium includes these proteins:
- a CDS encoding type I pantothenate kinase — protein MSPSSSLSPFNHMSREEWSQLRAATPLTLSEEDLQELHGINEMVSLDEVADVYLPMSRFLNLHVGAAQHLYRVMDTFLGKPAAKVPYVIGIGGSVAVGKSTTARILQALLSRWPNHPRVDLVTTDGFLFPNRVLEERGLMQRKGFPESYDLRRLVRTMADVKSGRESVTVPVYRHLIYDIVPGVEKTITQPDIIILEGLNILQTGHHLTGDASPRVFVSDFIDFSIYVEAEEHDLEQWYVDRFLRLRDTAFQNPESYFHHYARLSTEEAVETAKGIWRDINLVNLRENIIPTRERADLILEKGTNHRVTGVYQRKL, from the coding sequence ATGTCCCCATCTTCATCCCTTTCCCCCTTCAACCACATGTCCCGCGAGGAGTGGTCGCAACTGCGCGCCGCGACGCCGCTGACGCTGTCCGAGGAAGACCTGCAGGAACTGCACGGCATCAACGAGATGGTGTCCCTCGATGAGGTCGCCGACGTGTACCTGCCCATGTCGCGGTTCCTCAACCTGCACGTGGGCGCAGCCCAGCACCTCTACCGGGTGATGGATACTTTCCTCGGCAAGCCGGCCGCCAAGGTGCCCTACGTCATCGGTATCGGCGGCAGCGTGGCGGTGGGCAAGAGCACGACGGCCCGTATCCTGCAGGCCCTGCTGAGCCGCTGGCCGAACCATCCCCGGGTGGACCTGGTCACGACGGACGGGTTCCTGTTCCCTAACCGAGTATTGGAAGAAAGGGGGCTCATGCAGCGGAAGGGTTTTCCGGAAAGCTACGATCTCCGGCGCTTGGTTCGGACGATGGCGGACGTGAAGTCGGGCCGCGAATCGGTCACCGTTCCGGTGTACCGGCACCTGATCTACGATATCGTTCCGGGCGTCGAAAAAACGATCACGCAGCCGGACATCATCATCCTGGAGGGGCTGAACATCCTGCAGACCGGCCATCACCTGACCGGCGACGCGTCGCCTCGCGTCTTCGTCTCCGATTTCATCGATTTCTCGATCTACGTGGAGGCCGAGGAACACGACCTGGAGCAGTGGTACGTCGATCGTTTTCTCAGGCTGCGGGATACAGCCTTTCAGAACCCCGAGTCCTACTTTCACCACTATGCGAGACTGAGCACGGAAGAAGCCGTGGAAACGGCCAAAGGGATCTGGCGGGACATCAACCTGGTGAACCTGCGCGAGAACATCATTCCGACGCGTGAACGGGCGGACCTGATCCTCGAGAAGGGCACGAACCACCGCGTGACGGGGGTGTACCAGCGGAAGTTGTAG
- a CDS encoding DUF4268 domain-containing protein, with protein MGKIEKCDLREVWPLELDFSRWLANHIQALDEQVRWNIDPTSIRQEVTKGKLRVDLLVDVVDPETNKSSEVVIENQLDATNDGHLAGVMTYLSAFKASGFVWIASDVTQEYAETVQWLNDKSEIDAYLFRLEAIRIGNSRPAPLLTRIVGPLKFPSGGRSGDPVRSQKIRDWWERVLNKIGKTHVEWNSLRPSAQSYNGPTIPKAPGEAIAWYVNATDHYSSIGLWIKSGPPEEVAYYHSQLNYMRKEIESVFGDDLLWTSKRFVYWANPRQIGYADSPSEQEEAIEVLVEAMDRLVTATKDIVPTITPFQR; from the coding sequence TTGGGGAAAATAGAAAAATGCGATCTTAGGGAAGTATGGCCCCTTGAACTCGACTTCTCTCGATGGCTTGCCAATCACATCCAAGCCTTAGATGAACAGGTCAGATGGAATATCGATCCGACTTCGATCAGACAGGAAGTGACCAAAGGTAAGCTTCGCGTAGACCTTCTTGTCGATGTTGTAGACCCGGAAACCAACAAGTCATCCGAGGTAGTAATTGAGAATCAGCTTGATGCGACCAACGATGGCCATCTCGCTGGTGTGATGACCTACCTGTCAGCATTTAAGGCTAGTGGATTCGTGTGGATTGCAAGTGATGTTACACAGGAGTACGCAGAGACAGTACAGTGGCTAAACGACAAAAGCGAAATCGACGCCTATTTGTTCAGACTTGAAGCCATACGGATTGGAAATTCACGACCCGCACCTCTTTTGACCAGAATAGTCGGTCCACTTAAATTTCCCAGTGGAGGCCGTTCGGGTGATCCCGTGAGAAGCCAGAAAATCCGAGATTGGTGGGAACGAGTACTGAATAAAATCGGTAAAACGCATGTCGAATGGAATTCGCTGCGTCCATCGGCTCAGTCTTACAACGGCCCCACTATCCCCAAAGCACCGGGCGAAGCGATTGCTTGGTATGTAAACGCAACGGATCACTACTCATCAATTGGTCTTTGGATAAAGTCTGGACCTCCAGAAGAGGTCGCATATTACCATAGCCAACTAAACTACATGCGGAAAGAGATCGAATCCGTGTTTGGTGATGATCTGTTGTGGACTAGTAAGCGATTTGTATACTGGGCGAATCCCCGACAAATCGGTTATGCCGACAGTCCATCCGAGCAGGAAGAAGCGATTGAAGTTCTGGTAGAGGCGATGGATCGCTTGGTCACGGCCACGAAAGACATCGTTCCTACGATAACACCGTTCCAGCGCTAA
- a CDS encoding vitamin B12-dependent ribonucleotide reductase yields the protein MEETEESAAGGAAEVSVDDTTAVDTPVDTPVEVPTATGGLSVERLYSNPGHDPYAGVEWEKRTATIAGDGGDVVFEQKDVEIPADWSQLATNVVVSKYFRGPLGTPKRENSVKHMIDRVADTIAGWGRAQGYFASEEDADAFHNELKQIILNQRATFNSPVWFNAGVEDTPQCSACFILSVDDSMESILEWCKVEGMIFKGGSGAGVNLSRIRSSKEILSSGGQASGPVSFMRAADSVAGSIKSGGKTRRAAKMVVLDIDHPDVVEFIWCKANEERKAYALGDAGWDMTLNGDAWSSIQFQNANNSVRVTDDFLDAVEKDGEWTLQSVTKKTPVESLKAKEVMSWIAEAAWQCGDPGMQYDTTINDWHTCSNTDRINASNPCSEYMHLDNSACNLASINLLKYLTDEGTFDVVGFIHTVNIMIMAQDIIVDNASYPTEKIGENARAFRQLGLGYANLGALLMAMGLPYDSDGGRAFAGAITALMTGQGYYRSSELAEHLGTFDGYDVNSEPMLRVMQKHRDAVDDIQAEMVDKNLLDAARTAWDNALAHGKMHGYKNSQATVLAPTGTIAFMMDCDTTGIEPDIALVKYKRLVGGGTMKIVNRTVYSALEKLGYSKPQIERIVHYIDEHGTIEGAPHLLQEHLPVFDCAFRTENGSRSIHHMGHVKMMAAAQPFISGAISKTVNLPNEATVEDVMNVYMKGGELGLKALAIYRDGSKRTQPLSTKASEKEEAAEVQPVRRRLPDEREAVTHKFSIAGHEGYLTVGLFEDGQPGEIFLRMSKEGSTVSGMMDAFATAISVSLQYGVPLESLIRKFSHMRFEPAGMTGNRDVPIAKSITDYIFRWLAVKFLPEDSHSEIVADEDMDNTMHSNAMDQTMTAQENQEHEVYTAQADAPSCSDCGSLMTRNGSCYVCRECGSTSGCS from the coding sequence ATGGAAGAGACGGAGGAATCCGCTGCCGGAGGGGCTGCCGAAGTGTCTGTCGATGACACGACCGCCGTTGACACGCCTGTCGACACGCCCGTCGAAGTGCCGACTGCAACCGGCGGCCTTTCCGTCGAGCGGTTGTACAGCAATCCGGGCCATGATCCCTACGCGGGCGTGGAATGGGAGAAGCGGACGGCCACGATCGCCGGGGACGGCGGCGATGTCGTCTTTGAGCAGAAGGACGTGGAGATCCCGGCCGACTGGTCGCAGCTGGCCACCAACGTCGTCGTGTCCAAGTACTTCCGCGGACCCCTCGGCACCCCGAAGCGCGAGAACAGCGTCAAGCACATGATCGACCGCGTGGCGGACACGATCGCGGGCTGGGGGCGCGCCCAGGGTTACTTCGCCTCGGAGGAAGACGCCGACGCCTTCCATAACGAACTGAAGCAGATCATCCTCAATCAGCGAGCCACGTTCAACAGTCCGGTCTGGTTCAACGCGGGTGTCGAGGACACGCCCCAGTGCTCGGCGTGCTTCATCCTGTCGGTCGACGACTCCATGGAATCCATCCTCGAGTGGTGCAAGGTCGAGGGCATGATCTTCAAGGGCGGGTCGGGCGCCGGGGTGAATCTGTCCCGGATCCGTTCGTCCAAGGAGATACTGTCTTCGGGCGGCCAGGCCTCCGGGCCGGTCTCCTTCATGCGGGCGGCCGATTCGGTGGCCGGGTCCATCAAGTCGGGCGGCAAGACCCGGCGGGCCGCAAAGATGGTCGTCCTGGACATCGACCATCCCGACGTGGTGGAGTTCATCTGGTGCAAGGCGAATGAGGAACGCAAGGCCTACGCCCTCGGCGACGCCGGTTGGGACATGACTCTGAACGGCGACGCGTGGAGTTCAATCCAGTTCCAGAACGCCAACAACTCCGTACGGGTGACGGACGACTTCCTGGACGCGGTGGAAAAGGACGGGGAGTGGACGCTGCAGTCGGTCACCAAGAAAACGCCGGTGGAAAGCCTGAAGGCGAAGGAAGTCATGTCCTGGATCGCGGAAGCCGCGTGGCAGTGCGGCGACCCGGGCATGCAGTACGACACGACCATCAACGACTGGCACACCTGCTCCAACACGGACCGCATCAACGCGAGCAACCCCTGTTCCGAGTACATGCACCTGGACAACAGCGCGTGCAACCTGGCCTCGATCAACCTGCTGAAGTACCTGACCGACGAAGGCACCTTCGACGTGGTGGGATTCATTCACACGGTCAATATCATGATCATGGCGCAGGATATCATCGTCGACAACGCGAGCTACCCCACGGAGAAGATCGGCGAGAACGCCCGCGCCTTCCGGCAGCTGGGACTGGGCTACGCCAATCTCGGCGCGCTGCTCATGGCCATGGGCCTGCCCTACGACAGCGACGGGGGCCGCGCCTTTGCCGGCGCTATTACAGCGCTGATGACCGGCCAGGGATACTACCGGTCTTCGGAGCTCGCCGAGCACCTGGGCACCTTCGACGGCTACGATGTCAACAGCGAACCCATGCTCCGGGTCATGCAGAAGCACCGGGACGCCGTGGACGACATCCAGGCGGAGATGGTGGACAAGAACCTGCTGGACGCCGCGCGCACCGCGTGGGACAATGCCCTGGCCCATGGCAAGATGCACGGGTACAAGAACAGCCAGGCCACGGTGCTCGCGCCCACGGGCACCATCGCCTTCATGATGGACTGCGACACGACCGGCATCGAGCCCGACATCGCCCTGGTCAAGTACAAGCGCCTGGTGGGCGGCGGGACGATGAAGATCGTGAACCGCACCGTGTATTCCGCCCTGGAGAAGCTGGGTTACTCGAAGCCGCAGATCGAGCGGATCGTCCATTACATCGACGAGCACGGGACCATCGAAGGCGCGCCCCACTTGCTCCAGGAACACCTGCCGGTCTTCGACTGCGCGTTTCGGACCGAGAACGGAAGCCGTTCCATCCACCACATGGGCCACGTGAAGATGATGGCCGCGGCGCAGCCCTTCATTTCGGGCGCCATATCCAAGACGGTCAACCTGCCCAACGAGGCGACGGTCGAAGACGTCATGAACGTGTACATGAAGGGCGGAGAACTGGGGCTCAAGGCCCTGGCCATCTACCGCGACGGGTCGAAGCGCACCCAGCCGCTCAGCACCAAGGCGTCGGAGAAGGAAGAGGCCGCCGAGGTCCAGCCCGTTCGTCGCCGGCTGCCGGACGAGCGCGAGGCGGTCACGCACAAGTTCAGCATCGCCGGCCATGAGGGCTACCTGACCGTCGGTCTCTTCGAAGACGGCCAGCCCGGCGAGATCTTCCTGAGGATGTCCAAGGAAGGCAGCACGGTGTCCGGCATGATGGACGCCTTCGCCACGGCCATCTCCGTGTCGCTGCAGTACGGCGTGCCCCTGGAGAGCCTGATCCGCAAGTTCAGCCACATGCGGTTCGAACCGGCCGGGATGACGGGCAACAGGGACGTGCCCATCGCCAAGTCCATCACCGATTACATCTTCCGGTGGCTCGCGGTGAAGTTCCTGCCCGAGGACAGTCATTCCGAGATCGTGGCGGACGAGGACATGGACAACACCATGCACTCGAACGCCATGGACCAGACCATGACCGCGCAGGAGAACCAGGAGCACGAAGTCTATACCGCCCAGGCCGACGCACCGTCCTGCTCGGACTGCGGCAGCCTGATGACCCGCAACGGTTCGTGCTACGTGTGTCGTGAGTGTGGATCGACGAGCGGGTGTTCGTAA
- a CDS encoding UPF0261 family protein yields the protein MPKTIAIVGALDTKGDEFAFVKSEIERRGHGTLVIDTGVIGDSTVEADVSREQVAEAAGTTIDALKKHGDRGEAIDAMAAGVAEIVQGLYEAGVFDGIISMGGSAGTAVGTSAMRALPVGVPKVMVSTVAAGDTSNYVGIKDVSMIPSVVDVAGINRISRRIFANAAGAIVGMVESEVQEAAEDRPLVTASMFGNTTEAVDQARAIMEAAGYEVLVFHCTGAGGRTMEGLIDEGLIEGVLDITTTEWADELAGGVLTAGPERMDAAGRAGIPQVIVPGCMDMVNFWAPDTVPEKYRDRRLHKWNPNITLMRTNVEENARLGEIIAEKANASSGPVSIFLPLKGVSILDSPGNEFWWPEADQALYDAIKSNVSADVTVTEMDCNINDPAFAEAVTGRLLSDLRG from the coding sequence ATGCCAAAAACCATAGCCATCGTTGGCGCGCTGGATACCAAGGGCGATGAATTCGCCTTCGTCAAAAGCGAGATCGAGCGGCGGGGTCACGGGACGCTGGTTATCGATACGGGCGTCATTGGTGATTCAACCGTCGAAGCGGACGTGTCTCGGGAACAGGTCGCCGAAGCCGCCGGCACGACGATCGACGCGTTGAAGAAACACGGCGACCGCGGCGAGGCCATCGACGCCATGGCGGCCGGTGTCGCGGAGATCGTGCAGGGCCTGTATGAAGCCGGCGTGTTCGACGGGATCATCAGCATGGGTGGATCGGCCGGCACCGCGGTGGGGACGAGCGCCATGCGGGCGTTGCCCGTAGGCGTGCCCAAGGTGATGGTATCCACCGTGGCCGCGGGGGACACGTCCAACTACGTGGGGATCAAGGATGTGTCGATGATCCCCTCCGTCGTGGACGTGGCCGGAATCAACCGGATCAGCCGCAGGATCTTCGCCAATGCCGCGGGTGCGATCGTGGGCATGGTGGAATCCGAGGTGCAGGAAGCGGCGGAAGACAGGCCGCTCGTTACCGCCAGCATGTTCGGCAATACCACCGAGGCCGTGGACCAGGCCCGGGCCATCATGGAGGCGGCAGGTTACGAGGTGCTGGTCTTCCACTGCACCGGCGCCGGCGGGCGGACCATGGAGGGCCTGATCGACGAGGGCCTGATCGAGGGCGTGCTGGACATCACCACCACGGAATGGGCCGACGAACTGGCCGGAGGCGTGCTGACCGCCGGCCCCGAACGCATGGACGCGGCCGGCAGGGCGGGCATACCCCAGGTGATCGTGCCGGGCTGCATGGACATGGTGAACTTCTGGGCGCCAGACACGGTGCCGGAGAAATACCGCGACCGCAGGCTGCACAAGTGGAATCCGAACATCACGCTGATGCGTACCAACGTGGAGGAGAACGCCCGCCTCGGCGAGATCATCGCGGAGAAGGCCAACGCTTCCAGCGGTCCGGTGTCGATCTTTCTGCCCCTGAAGGGTGTGTCCATTCTCGACAGCCCGGGGAACGAGTTCTGGTGGCCCGAGGCCGACCAGGCGCTTTACGACGCCATTAAGTCGAACGTGTCCGCCGACGTGACGGTGACGGAAATGGACTGCAACATCAACGATCCGGCCTTCGCGGAAGCGGTCACCGGACGGCTGCTCTCCGATCTGAGGGGGTAG
- a CDS encoding HigA family addiction module antidote protein, whose amino-acid sequence MSLGKNQYLPDYVVSPGMVLEERLDAHGLTHAEFARRCDRSPQLISDIIAGKAPITRETAFQFESVLGVDASIWLGLEADYRRLSAVNSVELWRVVTVLFS is encoded by the coding sequence ATGTCGTTGGGTAAAAACCAGTACCTTCCGGATTACGTAGTGTCACCAGGAATGGTCCTGGAAGAGAGATTGGACGCGCATGGTCTCACACACGCTGAATTCGCTCGCAGGTGCGACCGTTCACCGCAGCTCATTAGTGACATCATCGCGGGGAAGGCTCCGATTACACGGGAGACCGCTTTCCAATTCGAATCTGTGTTAGGCGTTGATGCCAGTATCTGGTTGGGACTCGAGGCTGACTATCGTCGTTTAAGTGCTGTAAATAGCGTGGAACTCTGGCGCGTGGTCACAGTCTTATTCAGTTAG
- the menC gene encoding o-succinylbenzoate synthase produces MPVIDAVELYHVAMPLIYPWRTAYGSDDVIESVLVKMHAGDAVGWGETTPLAKPTYSPEYTAGVFAVTRDVLAPLLVGKRIDSGDDLHDACSWVAGNFFAKGGLDAAWWDLHARLEGKPLWRVIGGKGPVIDVGADFGVQDSTDMLLGNIEKAVEAGFKRIKLKYSRGWDLDMIDAVRSAFPDPVFHIDCNSGYTLDDLPMFRKLDRYNLAMIEQPLMRDDLVDHAELQRQIETPVCLDESITSPGKARKAIRIGAARWINIKPARVGGLTQAMETNRICEEEGVPCWTGGMLESALGASFCMALATLPNMKYPSDVFPSTRFYERDLSAPPLELSGPSQMVLSDTPGAGAEPIPELLEQQTIDNAVIDGS; encoded by the coding sequence ATGCCCGTCATCGACGCGGTCGAGCTCTATCACGTCGCCATGCCCCTGATCTACCCATGGCGCACGGCCTACGGCAGCGACGACGTCATCGAGAGCGTCCTCGTGAAGATGCATGCCGGCGATGCCGTGGGCTGGGGCGAGACGACCCCGCTCGCGAAGCCGACCTACAGTCCGGAATACACGGCCGGTGTCTTCGCTGTGACCCGGGACGTCCTCGCTCCCCTGCTGGTCGGAAAGCGGATCGACAGCGGTGACGACCTGCACGATGCATGCAGCTGGGTCGCCGGAAACTTCTTCGCCAAGGGCGGCCTGGACGCGGCCTGGTGGGACCTGCACGCCCGGTTGGAGGGCAAGCCGCTCTGGCGTGTGATCGGCGGCAAGGGGCCGGTCATCGACGTCGGGGCCGACTTCGGCGTACAGGACAGCACCGACATGCTGCTTGGCAATATCGAAAAGGCTGTGGAGGCTGGATTCAAGCGGATCAAGCTGAAGTACAGCCGGGGGTGGGACCTCGACATGATCGACGCGGTCCGTTCGGCTTTTCCGGACCCGGTCTTCCATATCGATTGCAACAGCGGATACACGCTGGACGACCTGCCCATGTTCAGGAAACTGGACCGGTACAACCTGGCCATGATCGAGCAGCCCCTGATGCGCGACGACCTGGTCGACCACGCCGAACTGCAACGTCAGATCGAGACGCCGGTCTGCCTGGACGAGAGCATCACCTCGCCTGGCAAGGCCCGCAAAGCGATCAGAATAGGCGCAGCCCGCTGGATAAACATCAAGCCGGCACGGGTCGGCGGATTGACCCAGGCGATGGAGACGAACCGGATCTGCGAGGAGGAAGGCGTCCCCTGCTGGACGGGCGGCATGCTGGAATCGGCCCTCGGCGCGTCGTTCTGCATGGCGCTGGCAACGCTGCCCAATATGAAATACCCGTCGGATGTCTTTCCGAGCACGCGGTTCTACGAACGGGACCTGAGCGCGCCGCCGCTGGAGCTCTCGGGCCCGTCGCAGATGGTCTTAAGCGATACGCCCGGTGCCGGCGCGGAACCCATTCCCGAACTGCTCGAACAACAAACAATCGACAATGCCGTGATCGACGGATCGTGA
- a CDS encoding flippase-like domain-containing protein — MYVLPGRLRPVPKTRSVYGLALRPATVAGPGQTGRGGGELNLLKKAWGWLRWLIALGILAYLIYLYREQYADFIRREIDFTFLGIGIVLATTATVLAFFRWYLLARGQKLVLGFREAVRLGFVSNLFNYLAPGTAGGDIVRAVGIARRQKSRRTVAAATVLLDRLIGMLALLIVGSAAALLNQDLWHHREIMIAVLVFWGGALTGLICVVVSLRFRLLNWTFFQRLTRLRFVGPFFAELAGSLELYQTRRSALTEALLIGLAGQVFMLSAFYCCAMALLPGAAAPDYWTHLMLIPAAEIIGTFAPVPGGVGALEGAVIYIYHLVSTTADGSVPGTVAQATGLAAALTYRIVRVTVAAVGALYYMVTDRKWKERLGLEEA; from the coding sequence CTGTACGTCCTGCCGGGAAGATTACGGCCTGTTCCGAAAACACGCTCCGTATACGGGCTTGCATTGCGTCCGGCTACAGTCGCCGGCCCAGGTCAGACAGGCCGAGGAGGAGGGGAACTGAACCTGCTCAAGAAGGCCTGGGGATGGCTTCGGTGGCTGATCGCGCTGGGCATCCTCGCCTACCTGATCTATCTCTACCGCGAACAGTACGCCGATTTCATCCGCCGCGAAATCGACTTCACCTTCCTGGGCATCGGCATCGTGCTGGCCACGACGGCGACCGTGCTGGCCTTTTTCCGCTGGTACCTTCTCGCCCGGGGCCAGAAGCTGGTGCTGGGATTCCGCGAGGCCGTCCGCCTTGGTTTCGTCAGCAACCTGTTCAACTACCTGGCGCCCGGGACCGCGGGCGGCGACATCGTCCGCGCCGTGGGCATCGCGAGGCGTCAGAAGTCGAGGCGGACCGTCGCCGCGGCGACAGTACTGCTCGACCGGCTGATCGGCATGCTGGCGCTGCTGATCGTCGGATCGGCGGCCGCGCTGCTGAACCAGGACCTCTGGCATCACCGGGAGATCATGATCGCCGTCCTGGTCTTCTGGGGCGGCGCCCTGACCGGACTGATCTGCGTGGTGGTATCCCTCCGTTTTCGCCTGCTGAACTGGACCTTCTTCCAGCGGCTTACCCGTCTCCGGTTCGTCGGGCCATTCTTCGCCGAACTGGCGGGCAGCCTGGAACTCTACCAGACGCGCCGCAGCGCGCTGACCGAGGCGCTGCTCATCGGCCTGGCCGGCCAGGTCTTCATGCTTTCGGCCTTCTACTGCTGCGCGATGGCGCTCCTGCCCGGGGCGGCCGCGCCGGATTACTGGACCCACCTCATGCTGATCCCCGCGGCCGAAATCATCGGCACTTTCGCGCCGGTGCCGGGGGGCGTCGGCGCGCTGGAAGGCGCGGTCATCTACATCTACCACCTCGTCAGCACGACCGCCGATGGATCGGTTCCGGGTACGGTCGCCCAGGCCACGGGACTGGCCGCCGCCCTGACGTACCGCATCGTGCGGGTCACCGTCGCCGCCGTGGGCGCCCTGTACTACATGGTTACGGATAGAAAATGGAAGGAAAGGCTGGGACTGGAAGAGGCCTGA
- a CDS encoding carboxypeptidase regulatory-like domain-containing protein, producing the protein MLVGYVSDERYVAIPEVLLEFEAGGASIEARSRATGAVYADVTPGREYRVTLAGRDFGYKSVYMTPREDEPYHFRLLRDGLLGYMWPKWVRSGEKSEFRVHAVEAYQLELYRYGWKKEFVRNIGWYDEHGPRATMQITPDGDYTRTGVKWNTQGYTNPAHKQYIEAPERSGLYYLHASTEAGGFFSFPWIVAPAAPTTDVAVLAANINWNAYNNFGGRSNYIHTDDFPMTPTVNARYDLKRYTDSEHRMYSADDYAPLSFDRPEPINHVPKDTEATDMIRGRAACHVAPAEWRFLAWMEREGFGYDLYAETQFHDGTLPLDRYRVLITTTHPEYWSRDMYYRLKDWVFESGGRLMYLGGNGLNCEVEFVDKYTMKVKNGNIDSLDRPGEGIESRFNIYNESEANLLGVAFTRTGIMTSAPYRVIDADHWVFEGTGVAAGEIFGEASLHERVPGGASGHETDKITPNSPANTQLIAKGTNVDDGGAEMVVHETDSGGMVFSAGSITYPSSILVDDVVSRVTSNVLKRFLK; encoded by the coding sequence ATGCTTGTCGGATATGTCAGTGACGAACGCTACGTCGCTATTCCCGAAGTCCTGCTGGAGTTCGAAGCCGGTGGAGCGTCCATCGAGGCGCGCTCGCGGGCCACGGGAGCGGTCTACGCGGACGTGACGCCAGGCCGGGAGTACAGGGTCACGCTTGCAGGCCGGGATTTCGGATACAAGAGCGTGTACATGACCCCGCGCGAGGACGAGCCGTACCATTTCCGGCTGCTGCGGGACGGCCTGCTGGGGTACATGTGGCCCAAGTGGGTCCGCTCCGGTGAAAAATCGGAGTTCCGCGTGCACGCGGTGGAGGCCTACCAGCTCGAACTGTACCGCTACGGATGGAAGAAGGAGTTTGTCCGGAACATCGGCTGGTATGACGAGCATGGCCCCCGCGCCACCATGCAGATCACGCCCGACGGCGACTATACCCGAACCGGCGTAAAGTGGAATACCCAGGGCTATACGAATCCCGCCCACAAACAGTACATCGAGGCGCCGGAACGGTCCGGCCTGTACTACCTCCACGCGTCCACGGAGGCGGGCGGATTCTTCTCCTTCCCCTGGATCGTCGCGCCCGCCGCGCCGACGACCGACGTCGCCGTGCTGGCCGCCAATATCAACTGGAACGCCTACAACAACTTCGGGGGCCGCAGCAACTACATCCACACCGACGACTTTCCCATGACCCCCACGGTCAACGCCCGTTACGACCTGAAGCGGTACACCGACTCCGAGCACCGGATGTACAGCGCGGACGACTACGCGCCGCTCTCCTTCGACCGGCCCGAACCCATCAACCACGTCCCCAAAGACACGGAAGCCACCGACATGATCCGGGGCCGCGCGGCCTGCCATGTGGCGCCCGCCGAGTGGCGGTTCCTGGCGTGGATGGAGCGTGAGGGATTCGGCTACGACCTCTACGCCGAGACGCAGTTCCACGACGGCACGCTGCCCTTGGACCGGTACCGGGTGCTCATCACTACCACCCATCCGGAATACTGGTCGCGGGACATGTACTACCGGCTCAAGGACTGGGTGTTCGAATCCGGCGGACGGCTCATGTACCTGGGCGGCAATGGACTGAATTGCGAGGTCGAATTCGTCGACAAATACACGATGAAGGTAAAGAACGGCAATATCGATTCGCTCGACCGTCCCGGGGAGGGCATCGAAAGCCGCTTCAACATCTACAACGAGTCCGAGGCGAACCTCCTCGGCGTGGCCTTCACCCGCACGGGGATCATGACCAGCGCGCCTTACCGCGTGATCGACGCGGACCACTGGGTCTTTGAAGGCACCGGCGTCGCGGCAGGCGAAATCTTCGGCGAAGCAAGCCTGCACGAAAGGGTGCCCGGCGGGGCATCGGGACACGAAACCGACAAGATCACGCCCAATTCACCGGCCAACACCCAACTGATCGCCAAGGGAACCAACGTGGACGACGGCGGGGCCGAGATGGTCGTCCATGAGACGGACAGCGGCGGGATGGTGTTCTCGGCGGGATCGATCACCTACCCGTCATCGATCCTTGTGGACGACGTGGTGTCCAGGGTCACGTCCAACGTGCTGAAGCGGTTTCTGAAGTGA